The DNA sequence TCCCCTTGCCCTCGCCGTCCATTAGTGATGTCGACTCCGACTCGAACAAGGGCGATGACCACCGAGACGCCCATGTGAAAAAGGCATACGGCCGAACTCCAGATGGAACGGGTATGCACACTCTACTCTCTCCGTCCCAAGTCTTTCTCTCCCAGGAGGCCCAACTCCTGGACCCCTCTTCCCCTAACCTGCCCTACTGCAAGGTGCTGTAAGCTgtttaaaaaaaaaataggaTGCAAGTGCTAATCATGACGACCATCCGTAGTCTTCGTCGTGCCCGAGACCCATGACATGGTCTCCCAATTATTAGACCCTCGCGAACCCAAGAACCTGTCCGATTACATTGTCCTCGGTGTTCTCGCCCTGCATATTTGGCTCGCTTGGGCTGTGCCAGCGCCCTATAACAAGTACCTGCTCGGATTTGCGTTTACCTTCTGGAGACTTGCATACAATGCTGGGATCGGCTATCTGTTGACTGTTCAGTCAAAATACACTCTCCTCGTCACCTGGGCTCGTCGGTTAAGGGCTTTTGAACAACCCGCCACCAACCCGCGGCCATGGCTTtacaacctcctcaagacGGAGCTCGAGACCAAGATCCCTAAGGACTACAAGATGGATGAGGCTCCGATCGAGTACAACACCTGGCTTGCTTTCCGTCGCATTGTCGATCTGATCCTGATGTGCGACTTTGTGTCGTACTGCCTGTTCGCCATTGTCTGCGCCCATACgcctgaggatgaggggttgggcATGCTTCTTGGCCGTTGGGTCGGGGGTATTGCGCTTGTTGGCTTCAACCTTTGGGTCAAGCTGGATGCGCACAGAGTGGTGAAGGACTATGCCTGGTACTGGGGCGGTAAGTGAACTTGCGCTTGGACATGAGGTTTGCAGTTGGTTTGCTGACTGCCTTCTAGACTTCTTCTATCTGATCGAGCAGGAACTGACTTTCGATGGCGTCTTCGAGATGGCCCCCCATCCCATGTACTCCATTGGCTACGCTGGATACTACGGCATCTCGATGATGGCTGCTAGCTACGATGTTCTCTTCATCTCTATCGCTGCCCACGCTCTCCAGTTTGTCTTCTTGGCCTTTGTCGAGAATCCTCACATCGAAAAGACCTACAACCCGCCACCCCCACGTCTCCGTGCCGAATCCGAGATTGGCAGCCAGACCGAGGCCGATGCTTTGGTCACCAAGGAGCTTAACGGGAACTCTGATATCCCCCAGCCTGTTCACAACATGATTGGAAGCTTCGATCTCTTCAGAGTGACCGACGCTTCCTCTCTCATCATCGTTGCCTGCTTCATCGCCTTGACGGTTGTCACTCCCACTACCGGCACTTACCAGACTCTGGCTGTTGCGAACGCTATCTTCTGGCGTCTCTGGTACTCTGTTGGTTTGGGCTACCTCCTGAAGAAGCAATCCGAAAAGAAGATGTATACCAGGCACTTCCTCAAGTTTGGCGAGAGCACCGGCGAGGCCTGGAGACAGTGGAAGGGCCTGTACCACATCAGCATGATTCTCTGCCACGTCTCGTTCTTGACCGCCTGCTGGAAGATGTACACCTACCCTGAGGATTGGAGCTACGGTTCTGTTCTCCTGAAGCATGTGATTGGTGTCAGTCTGATTGCTCTTCAGCTTTGGACATCCTCTAGCATCTACGAGTCTCTTGGCGAGTTTGGCTGGTTCTATGGTGATTTCTTCTTCGAGAGCCCCCGCCCACCCACGTACAACTCCATCTACCgtttcctcaacaaccccgagCGTGtgcttggtgctgctggtttCTGGGGCTTGGCTCTCATTACCTGGAGCAAGGCTGTTTTCGTCATGGCGCTTGTCAGCCAGCTTTTGATGTTGGGATTCATTTCGTTTGTCGAGAAGCCTCACATGCAAAAGATCTACGGCCAGAACCTCCGCAAGGAGGCCGGTCTTACCAAGTTTGTCAAGAAGTCCCTTCCCGCTCCTGTCAAGAGATGGCAACAGGGTGTCGACAAGGTCCTCGATGAGACCAAGCACTTTGCTGAGGACTTCATTGATGCCGCCCTTACCAGACTTTCTGCCGGCTCTTCCAACTTCGTCAAGGACACCACCGCTCTCTTCCACAAGCCCCTCCGTCTCTCTATCAACCGTATCGACCGCGATCTTGCTGGATATGACCCCAAGCACTACAAGCTTTCCGTGGAGGGCGAGCAGCTGATTGCTCCTGATGAGAAGGCTACCCGGAAGGAAAGTGCCGATGCTCGTGTCCCCAAGGATGTCAAAACCAAGGTTTTCCAGTATGGCGCTCCCATTCGTGTCAAGTGGACAGCTCCTGCCAACCACAGCAAGAAGGACTGGGTTGGTCTCTACTTGGTCACCGACAACCGTAATAGGGATTTCACTGAAGTGCCATCCCTCGGCCGCTGGATCCCTACGTGCCGCGGCCAGTacgacaccaccactgaCGAAGGCATTATTTCGTATGATGAAAAGGTCGAGTCGGAAGGTGTCGAGGGCCCTCTTGTACAAGGCGAGATGGTATTCGAGGGTGACAAGCTTTGGTGGACACAGGGCGTGTACGAATTCagataccaccaccacggcaaGCACAACGTCATGTCGATCTCGGAGCCGTTCGAGGTCCGCATTCCGTTGGTTGTGAAGGAGGGTACCGAGCTCACCATTGAGGAAGCCGAGAACGCCCTGCTGCCTATTGTACGGAACTGCCTTGACCGCGACCCAGAAATCGCGCCAGAGACTGTTGACGAGCCATGGGGTGCTCATGTTGAACGGGATGGCAAGTATGCCGAGAGAGTGGTGTATGCCATTCGTGAGATGTTTGCCATTGAGTTctcgccggcggtggtgccaGCAGATGGGAACGTCAAGAAGTTGGCGTGGAGGGTGGTTAACGGAAGAATTGCTCTTGTaagcttcttttcttccattGGTCAAGCAGTGCCAGCTTGCTAACGACACTTCAACAGGCGCCATATAGTATGTCATTACAATCAAGAAGACCGCCAACACCCGTTGCCGACAGTTACAAATAAACGGGATGTTATAGTGGGGGCAGAGGATGAATCGGGTTGCACATGATGgacttttctctctcttcattTTGCATgactggaagaagggggttgtgattAGACAAATTACTATCTAGATGCATGAGATACCACAGGTGTTGGGCGGTTGTTTGCACCAAAAATTGGCGTTGtttttgggcttgggggggcGTGTGAAGATAGTCATGGCAGGTTACGTAAAGCTGCTCATGAatgcagaggaggatgaggggagAGTGAGATGAATATGCGAGATTGGATTCGGAAGGGAAATTATTAGGTAGAGCGTGGAAAACAATATGGTAGATTTGCCAGCAATGGTGTACCTTATATCATCACAATATTGCGATGGCATTTGAGGGGCTTTGTAACTCACGGTTCTGGCCAGAACCGTTGGTTTAGAGATGAGGCCTTGTGGTGATGAATACTGCTAGCAATTATGGCCAGTCAAGAACAAGTTTCATGGGCTGAACAGGAACCTACTCATTGAACGGAACGATTGCCTCCAAGCGATCCAACTTAGGGGGTGGTGTATGGATGGGTAGGTATGTATATCTTACCGATCCTGGTAAGTTGTCTTTTCAGTGTTTGTAAAGATGACATCCCTTTTGACTTGATCCGTTCTTTCTTGGTACGGGTATGGAGCCAAAGTTCTGTGCGTTAATGATACTATCCAAGCTTCCCCATAAAAACCCACAGACATTCTTTGACGGGAGGATCAGGATCTGGGGGTTGTGGAATGCTacgtgatgatgatggaccCTGAAAGATATGGACCCTGAAGATCGTTGATTGACAGACATGTTCTGTACCTCCCTTGCTTCACATTTTGACGGAATTATAGATCTGCACAGAACTTTCGGCTAGAGGGTTGAAACGGACATGGTGAGATTATGGAGTGTACGGGTATGCATGTTGTGCAGGTGAGGCGAGACGGCTCGCCTAGAGGGAGGTATGGGGCTTATTTATAGAGTGAAGTTGAGGGGCAGAAGGGCATATATGAGATTTGGGGGCTTCAAccggttgttgtggtgattCGTTGATGCACCATGAAAGGTGTCGCAGCAACTCGAGGGTTCAGAATTGTTGATGGGTGAGTGATGAGTAACTGGTAGCAGCACCCTCACATCCCCAAATCTACTCACATCCCTGCAATCTCATGCCCATGTTGTAGATATCGCATGTACCTGATGCTCACATTGTAGACCACAAGACGACGTCCTCGAGGTTGAGACTATGATCGTATCAAGATCACCACAAAGGTGCGTTACTACATGCCCCTGGGCAAATAAATGCGGGGGAAAAAGGGCCAGGAACCAGGTCCGGGGTGTACGGGTAGTCAATGTTTCACAAACGGCTCACGTCTCATGTAATTTCCGCATATAGTGTTATACATAAATAGTCTTGCAAATTGACCAAACCATCGACAATAGAACGTCCCGCTATTTTGGTGTTTACATGGTTCTATCATATGCGAATGActgatcttggtggtgaaagtCGTCCCTTTTTCGTTGCTCAAGTGGGGAAGCAATGCAGGGACAGGGGTTGAGATTCTGAAACGCCAAGGAACCGACGGGATATGGTGGTTTCTGGGGGTGGGATTTCAAGATCAATCGCATATCGAGCTGGTTTGCAGATCTTCAGGGTTGCTAGTGCGAAAGTTGTAGCCAAAACACTACGACGACGAGATATtatgatggatggggagatCACACCGAAAGGAAGGATATGAAGGAACGTCCAGGGACCTTCTTACTGTGATGAGAGGCTCGCTCATCGACTTGAAACATGCATCGTGGTGGAAGCGGCAGCGAATGTGTAACCCGTGCCCTATTTTGTGTCGGTACCTTGATTCGGCGAATTACACCAGGGCGGCAGTTTCATCTTTGGCCAGACGATATTGGCTGTATCCGAATGTTTGTATGGTGCGGTAAGTAAGGATGACGAcgtggtgtgtgtgtgcgagGTGAACCGGACGTTGAGCGTGGTGAGCGGATTGGTCTGCTGGGTGTTGTGCAACATCCGAAGAAGCCTGCGTTGCTGTTTATATATCTCAAGATGGGATGTCGTTGCTAATCCCAGCCGACAGCAGCCGCCGAGAAGCAACCGCGCCGCCGACCATCAGACGTTTAATTCTCGTTCTTAGTTTGCCGGTGTGGTATCGCAATGGAAATGCTGGCCAGAGGCACAGTCCATCAGATGGGAAACACACTGTTCACCCAgccccgccgtcgtcgtctaTTGATCCCACTGGACAAGCAACCTAGACATGGTCAGCAAATGTGGCTGAATAGAACGCAGTGCTGGAACATGGAAGCGTTGCAGTCAAGGCGGCTGGCTCGGGCCCCATATGCAAATATCCTTCTTGCAGGCCATCTGCCGGTGCCGCCAACAGCGTtgccagcaacaaaagcACCAGGACTTGCTGTCCGTCAGCCCTCCCAGGAACTCGGGTGTGCAACATCACGTCTGCGTGTTCGTGGCACGACATCAAGCACATCCAGTAAACTAGATGTCTTCATCACCGGTCAACCCCAGTCTGGCCCTATTGTCGGCGGGTACGGCGTTGTATGCTGTAAATCATGGCTGTCGATTCGTCCAAAGCTGTGAGGAGAAAACAGCCTGGCCACTGACATAAAACCTTTCGGAAAGGATTCGGGCTGCTCTGCCGAAGTCGCGAGAGGTGAGGGTTGGACAAACAAGCTCAGATGGCGGAGCAAGGATGAAAGAACAGTGATTAGCTACGCAGAAAGCCGAAATGAATACAAATGcatgttgagggggagagagagagatgctCTTGACATAGGTACTAGATATGGTGAAGTCGGATGGATTGTAGCCAAGACGTAATTGGTTCCCATATGACCCCTGTAGGCTGCCCCTGACCTCCACTAAACCCTCCCACTAAACCCCTGGGGCTTGGCCCGTTCTCAACAGGGTCATCACTTTCCATTCACAACTACTGCCATTTCCTTgagctctccctctcccattTCCAGCTGCTGGAGCATGCCCTGGCCGGCGGTTGCGACAATTGTGTCCAGTTTGTGCTTCGtgctcacctccctcctctcaccGCGCTTTTGCTCGCTCAGACGCTCTCTATCATTGCGGCCGTCCCACAGCCAGCCATTTCTCAGCTGTCCTGCACCTCACCTGCACCCATCTGCAAACTGCCAGACCTACCGATTGCTCCACTTCCCCTGCAACGGGCGCACTTGTCCAGGACCTGGCGACTCTCCGTGCCCGCACTTCTCCGCCGAGAGCGACAAGTCAGCCCGACGCTCCCATCTTTCCATCGCCGTCGCCCCTCTCCGAGCCTCTCTGGACTCGTCCGTTCTTGTCTAAGTAATCCTTCTCTCCCCCGACCGACTGTCGCCTGTCGCCGGTGCCATCCTCGGCATTGACACTGTGCCCTCGGTCTGCCGGCACGAACCGTCGATCCTCACGTCCAACAAATAATTCCCAACGCTCGACGACCCTTTCACGGCGGTCTACGAATATATACTCACGAACGAACAACGGGCCGGCCTTTGCCTTTGTTGACCCCTCCACACTCCCGCCTCGGCCGTTGCAAGAAAACACGATCGGACAGATactcctttttttcttctatCTTTTTTGATTTGTTTTTTGGATTGTGACAAGTGATCCTGTTTATGCGATACTCGGGTGCTGTTGGCTGCCATCCCACCGCTCTGCCTTGATCGTACTTGATGCTTGAatctccatcacctcgggccaccaccgagagaacgcaacaaaacaagagaaaCCATATATAACATAGCCATGGATGACTATCTGGATAGCCCCATGGAGACGGAGGATGTCTTCCCCTGCAAAGGGTGCGGAGAGGTAGGTTTCGCTTCCGCCTTGAGCTCGGAGTCTTGGCCACGTCTAATACATGACAGATCCTCGAGGAGGGCAAAGCCTTTGAATTGGGTATGATGTTCCAACTCTGTAAAGGGGCTCGGATGGTGCTGACACTTTGCGCTACAGCTGGAAACCGATGGCATCTTGACTGCTTTCGTTGCAACACATGTAACACGCTACTCGACTCGGATGCGAACCTGCTTCTGCTTGGAGATGGTTCCCTCATCTGCAACAACTGCACCTACAGCTGCAGCGCTTGCAATAATAAGATTGAAGACCTTGCCATCCTAACCGGAGACCAGGCTTTTTGTGCAAGCTGCTTCCGCTGCAGGAACTGCAAGAGGAAGATCGAGAACCTGCGATATGCCCGCACATCACACGGCATCTTTTGCATGAACTGCCACGAGTCCCTCATGGCAAGACGACGCAAGAAATCAAAAGCAGCAGCTCAAGCAAAACAACGAGAAAAGGATGCGTCGCCCATGATCACAGACAAGTCCCTGCCCGCCTTGCCGCCAAACGCCGTCCCTCCTATAGCGTTCTCGGGCGATAGGGCAACCCCCGACTCCGACACGCCTACCGAACTGTCGCCGCGTCCTCGTAATGCATATGGCGGCATCAACGAGTCGTCTTCGCGCAGCGTCTCGAGGAACGAGCTTTCTCCCGAACGAACCCAAGACTCTTCGAAAGAGCCATCGCTTGCGCCACCTCAGCAAAACTATCGGAACAACCGAAACTCAACCATTCTTTCTGGCGATATGAACATTGGAGATGGCGAAGGATTCTTCATCCCGGTAGCGCTGGATCCCAGCCCTGCCCCTTCACTGACGCCACAGTCCATGTCCGATACTTTTACCGACTCGAGCAGGAGGAAACAGGAGAGAGATTACTTCAGTGCACCGAAGCCAAGTCCATCCCAGGACAAGAGATCGGAATCCGCAGCATCCACGCCCCATATCGCTTTCCAAGAAAAAGGCAGACAACCGTCGTCCGACTATGAAGTACCACAGTACGAAAGACCAGCGAGGAAGCTTTCGAAGCGGAACGGCAAACCCCAGACATCGCCAGGAATTGGCGAGGAAAGGAGGCCTTCGAATGGGAGGACACCCACAAACGATGAGTTCAAACTGCAGGACGCccccaagagcaaaaagCTTGTCAACTCCAGGAGTAATTCTTTGTCAGGTGGTTCTATCGACGCTTCAGCTCCCACAagaccaccgccagcaccgtCCAGAAACAGGGAACCGCTTTCAAACACTGCGAACAACAACTCGCCGTCTCCTTCGAATTTGTCCGAAAGAGTTACGCCTCCCCGAGCTTCTCAGGACTCCCGGTTGAGGGACGAAGATGCTATCCGGCCATCGATAGATTCACTGTCCAACAGGTCAGATCTTTCTGGGCCCAAGCCGGTAGCGCGCAAAGAAGTaccacagccaccacctcgGAATGGCGAGCTACAAGTTCGTCCAGCGGCTCCCGAACAAAAACTAAGCGACACCTACATGCAACCACGGGcagctccaccaccgccgccgtcgcagGCTGGGCAACGAACACCTAGGGGATCTGTGAGCTCAGTGAATGAGGAAGGGAAGGTATCACCCAAGTTGCCGCGGTGGAGTGCTGGTGGCGACTTCAGCATGGATGAGGACATGGCTAGAATCCTTGGTACCGACGAGGGCTCTTCATCTATACTGCGCCGTGTGTCCAATGCCGTTCGTCACGGGCGACATAATAGTGCCGAAACCACTACCCACCAGACGAGGGTCGGTCACAGCAGGAGCGTCAGCGAGACGACTCGAGGCACCACTTCGCCCCGTTGGCCTAGAACGCCAATTGCTGAAGACCCAACGAACGGTGGCCATGTTCCCGACATCAGCAGCCCGATCTCGCTCTCCGGAGCTGCACATGATGATCCAATGTTCCTGAAGCGGCAGCTCAGAAACTCGGAGCAGCGCGTTGCAGAGCTCGAGCGACAGTTCAACACCGAGAAGGATCTCAAGAACTTAAACAAGAAACTtgtggaaaagagaaagactGTGTCTGTTCTTGATACCCAGACAGAGATTATGATCCGGCAACTTGAGGTTTTGGCCGGTTATGTGGAGCGGGCAAAGAAGACGAGCGAACCCCTGGATCCccgggagctggaggagtcTGCCATCAAAGACTTTGTGCAAAAGCTGGAGAAGGTCAAGCAAAACATGACGGCAGCGATCGAGCAACTCCACGCTGAGCGGGATGACCTGCTCGAGGAAAGGAATCAAGCCATTGCCGACCGCGACCGCGCCCTTCTCGAATTTGAGCAGCTTTCGTCCAAGAATGCGCAGTTGGCTGATCTGAACAACGATCTTACACACCAGATCCAAGAGAGGTTCAAGCAGCAGATCAATAATGGTGATCTCAAGATGCCTCCAAATGGTCTTGGCATCTACAGCCATTCCAagggctcctcctcggtcaacTTGGATACCGCCAGCATGCAGACTGGAACCACCCTCATGGGCACTGATGCTGAGGAGCCCATCCTTGAGGGCCCAACAGTGGTGAATATTCGCAAGGGTCAAGTCAAAAAGTTCAACTGGAAAAAGGGATCAAGCAAGGTTGCGCACAACATCACGAAGGGCATCAACCGTGCGGCAGGTGCCTTCCAGGCACAAGAAGGCAATCCTCGCATTGGCGCCCCTCAGACGCTGAACAGCGACAGCATTGGCATCCCGTACAACATGACGGTCGCTCAGGTCGAGTCACCAGTCACCACGatcccgcctccaccgccacctaTGGGCGTGAACAGAGTCAACACCGACCAGCGTCAAGGttttggcttctttggcaagaagcagcaacagcaggcaATGACCAAATCCCAGTCCATGAACAATGTCCCAGCACCGGCAGCAGCCGAAGCACCAAGCACGTTGTTCGGATCGGAACTGGTCGAGAGGGCGGATTATGAACGCCGTCAGATACCCAACGTCGTCACGCGCTGcattgaggaggtggagctGCGGGGCATGGACATTGAGGGTATCTACCGGAAAACGGGCGGCAACTCGCAGGTCAAGATGATACAGGAAGGGTTTGACAAGAATGGGGACTTTGACATTTCGGATCCCGACTTGGACATTACGGCTGTGACGAGCGTGCTGAAGCAGTATTTCCGGAAGTTGCCGACGCCGCTGTTGACGTTTGATGTTTATGAGAGGATTTTGGAGAGCAACAGTAAGTTTTTTCTTGGGCTCCTTACAGGGAGAGGTAAATGCTGACAGTGGGAAAAGCAATCCAAGACGAGAGCGAGAGGTGCGCGCACATGAGGAGGACGATTAATACGCTGCCGCCAAAGCATCGGGACTGTCTGGAGTTTTTGATGTTTCATCTTGCTAGGGTGGCCAgtagggagagggagaattTGGTATGTGATTATTCTTGGTTTGTTTGCTTGAATGTGGTGGCTGACGGAGAATGTGTAGATGTCccccaagaacttggccgTGGTGTTTGCGCCGACGATTATGAGGGATCACAgtctggagaaggagatgacGGACATGCATGTCAAGAATTTGGCGGTGCAGTTTTTGATTGAGAATAGTCATGTTATTTTTGGAGAGGCTtgagtgggtgggtggtgagagggggaaagggagaggtggtggtggggttgttctTATTTAGCGACAAGAGAAGGAAGGGTGTTTGAAgtagtgttgttgttgctattgatttttatttttttttacttgATCCTACGGAGCCcccaagaaaaggggggaggagtgtTATGAGGAGTTTGTGTATAAGCCGGCCCCTGCTTTGAGTCTGAGGGAAAGATgggtaggggggggggttgtttctTTCAATTTTTCTTGAGTCTTTTTTTATTCTAGGACGTTTTTTTAAATGGGTTTCTCAGCCGGCATGGGCGAGCAGCACTACTTGATTAGCAGGCATGAGCATTGCGAGAGGCGTGGTTTGGGGTATCTAGGGGAGGGAAATATCACGCTAAATTTCATGGTCAACATGATCGTATCTCGAGAGTGACTTTGTCAACGTGCTCATGAATGCTGAGCGATATCAAATGGGATCAATAaaccatatatatataacTATACACTTTCCACCTCCAAGAAAAGGGCTTCGGTACAACAAACGGGGTAGACACTCAAAGCAAACATGTAAAAATAGAATAAaattctcctcccccttcgccttttccctctctcagCCTTGCTAATAATATTgtcccccccctcatcacaaTGTGTGTAGGTGGCCAATCTTGTTGAGCCCCTCCAATTcattccccttcccttcctccctcaTATAAGTTCAAATTCCTAGGTAAACAATAGTCCATTAATGCAGGAACTTTTTGTgtcctctcccttcccccccagTCACTCCCTCCCATTTTCGGAAAACAGGCTTGTAGGTGAACAGGTTCTAGAAAAGTTCGTGCGTAGGTGTTTGTGAGTAGCGCGTCCGTGTCGTGTCGTTATAATAGCCTATTTCGCTCCTGGCTCAAGTAGAATGTTGCCCAAGTCCCTCAGAAAA is a window from the Podospora pseudocomata strain CBS 415.72m chromosome 6, whole genome shotgun sequence genome containing:
- the CHO2 gene encoding phosphatidylethanolamine N-methyltransferase (EggNog:ENOG503NU5P; COG:I; BUSCO:EOG09260EZT), whose protein sequence is MSTTTAIDDPAGLKTTRQRNNQPQQSEIPLPSPSISDVDSDSNKGDDHRDAHVKKAYGRTPDGTVFVVPETHDMVSQLLDPREPKNLSDYIVLGVLALHIWLAWAVPAPYNKYLLGFAFTFWRLAYNAGIGYLLTVQSKYTLLVTWARRLRAFEQPATNPRPWLYNLLKTELETKIPKDYKMDEAPIEYNTWLAFRRIVDLILMCDFVSYCLFAIVCAHTPEDEGLGMLLGRWVGGIALVGFNLWVKLDAHRVVKDYAWYWGDFFYLIEQELTFDGVFEMAPHPMYSIGYAGYYGISMMAASYDVLFISIAAHALQFVFLAFVENPHIEKTYNPPPPRLRAESEIGSQTEADALVTKELNGNSDIPQPVHNMIGSFDLFRVTDASSLIIVACFIALTVVTPTTGTYQTLAVANAIFWRLWYSVGLGYLLKKQSEKKMYTRHFLKFGESTGEAWRQWKGLYHISMILCHVSFLTACWKMYTYPEDWSYGSVLLKHVIGVSLIALQLWTSSSIYESLGEFGWFYGDFFFESPRPPTYNSIYRFLNNPERVLGAAGFWGLALITWSKAVFVMALVSQLLMLGFISFVEKPHMQKIYGQNLRKEAGLTKFVKKSLPAPVKRWQQGVDKVLDETKHFAEDFIDAALTRLSAGSSNFVKDTTALFHKPLRLSINRIDRDLAGYDPKHYKLSVEGEQLIAPDEKATRKESADARVPKDVKTKVFQYGAPIRVKWTAPANHSKKDWVGLYLVTDNRNRDFTEVPSLGRWIPTCRGQYDTTTDEGIISYDEKVESEGVEGPLVQGEMVFEGDKLWWTQGVYEFRYHHHGKHNVMSISEPFEVRIPLVVKEGTELTIEEAENALLPIVRNCLDRDPEIAPETVDEPWGAHVERDGKYAERVVYAIREMFAIEFSPAVVPADGNVKKLAWRVVNGRIALAPYSMSLQSRRPPTPVADSYK
- the RGA2 gene encoding Rho-type gtpase-activating protein (EggNog:ENOG503NWDD; COG:T; COG:Z) yields the protein MDDYLDSPMETEDVFPCKGCGEILEEGKAFELGMMFQLCKGARMVLTLCATAGNRWHLDCFRCNTCNTLLDSDANLLLLGDGSLICNNCTYSCSACNNKIEDLAILTGDQAFCASCFRCRNCKRKIENLRYARTSHGIFCMNCHESLMARRRKKSKAAAQAKQREKDASPMITDKSLPALPPNAVPPIAFSGDRATPDSDTPTELSPRPRNAYGGINESSSRSVSRNELSPERTQDSSKEPSLAPPQQNYRNNRNSTILSGDMNIGDGEGFFIPVALDPSPAPSLTPQSMSDTFTDSSRRKQERDYFSAPKPSPSQDKRSESAASTPHIAFQEKGRQPSSDYEVPQYERPARKLSKRNGKPQTSPGIGEERRPSNGRTPTNDEFKLQDAPKSKKLVNSRSNSLSGGSIDASAPTRPPPAPSRNREPLSNTANNNSPSPSNLSERVTPPRASQDSRLRDEDAIRPSIDSLSNRSDLSGPKPVARKEVPQPPPRNGELQVRPAAPEQKLSDTYMQPRAAPPPPPSQAGQRTPRGSVSSVNEEGKVSPKLPRWSAGGDFSMDEDMARILGTDEGSSSILRRVSNAVRHGRHNSAETTTHQTRVGHSRSVSETTRGTTSPRWPRTPIAEDPTNGGHVPDISSPISLSGAAHDDPMFLKRQLRNSEQRVAELERQFNTEKDLKNLNKKLVEKRKTVSVLDTQTEIMIRQLEVLAGYVERAKKTSEPLDPRELEESAIKDFVQKLEKVKQNMTAAIEQLHAERDDLLEERNQAIADRDRALLEFEQLSSKNAQLADLNNDLTHQIQERFKQQINNGDLKMPPNGLGIYSHSKGSSSVNLDTASMQTGTTLMGTDAEEPILEGPTVVNIRKGQVKKFNWKKGSSKVAHNITKGINRAAGAFQAQEGNPRIGAPQTLNSDSIGIPYNMTVAQVESPVTTIPPPPPPMGVNRVNTDQRQGFGFFGKKQQQQAMTKSQSMNNVPAPAAAEAPSTLFGSELVERADYERRQIPNVVTRCIEEVELRGMDIEGIYRKTGGNSQVKMIQEGFDKNGDFDISDPDLDITAVTSVLKQYFRKLPTPLLTFDVYERILESNTIQDESERCAHMRRTINTLPPKHRDCLEFLMFHLARVASRERENLMSPKNLAVVFAPTIMRDHSLEKEMTDMHVKNLAVQFLIENSHVIFGEA